The following proteins are encoded in a genomic region of Diabrotica virgifera virgifera chromosome 1, PGI_DIABVI_V3a:
- the LOC114330278 gene encoding uncharacterized protein LOC114330278: MSGYTKILLLASLYTFLGAAAVEYKTDLKYIQAEKHYPLPEFNSDGVAFDRLVADQSQGIEDNNNGNYGDLVFKERGQRDQLLFREVLINNGKSSAPQDLIWIANIPETTISSVRCLNFGRERAFCYSIEVAGGDTRVVLKLGAFVDPRVMIEVYGYN; the protein is encoded by the exons ATGTCAGGGTACACAAAAATACTTTTACTGGCATCCCTTTATACATTTTTGGGGGCTGCGGCAGTTGAATACAAAACTGATTTGAAATATATCCAAGCAGAAAAACATTACCCGCTACCAGAGTTTAATTCGGACGGGGTGGCTTTTGATAGGTTAGTGGCCGATCAGTCCCAAGGAATAGAAGACAATAATAATGGTAATTATGGTGACCTGGTTTTTAAGGAGAGAGGCCAAAGAGATCAGCTGTTGTTTAGAGAAGTTCTCATAAATAATGGCAAGTCTTCTGCCCCACAAGATCTAATTTg gaTCGCTAATATACCTGAAACTACCATATCATCAGTCAGATGTCTTAACTTTGGAAGAGAACGGGCTTTCTGTTATAGCATTGAGGTGGCAGGAGGGGATACTCGAGTTGTCTTAAAACTTGGAGCTTTTGTAGATCCGAGAGTCATGATTGAGGTATATGGTTACAACTAA